A single Augochlora pura isolate Apur16 chromosome 2, APUR_v2.2.1, whole genome shotgun sequence DNA region contains:
- the Stam gene encoding signal transducing adaptor molecule isoform X1 — MGRLFPTSSSFDADVEKATNEKNTTEDWGKIMDICDKVGNSPQNAKDYLKSIVKRLNSQDPHIVVQALTLLDACVSNCGKTFHLEIASREFETEMRKLVNHTQPKIAERIKGLLKKWAEGDFKSDPQLNLIPSLYNKLKNEGYDFTVISDTPKRTSVLSKDPNVVTNSQEEEDIAKAIELSLKDSKAHNQASSSHSSPSSKKSTSLYPSVNTALNTSSNPEGRKVRALYDFEAAENNELTFFAGEIINLLDDSDPNWWKGSNYTGVGLFPSNFVTADLSVEPEQFTKLEHGNKKMVQFAEEVEVKTLKREPEVIEVEIDEGKMDKLLHLLHEADPQCDNSDPQEMLELEEQVTAMGPLIDAALEKVDRRHAQLTQLSSDLVDALNLYHTLMREPAPPTPSSYTLPKMPPHMSPYQFQNHGPPPPHYNQQIYNGVPPPHPSSFPGSSPLGPYSTTIPTNEYMGPTSMPNMTLPQHFGHVHQHPGHPQGPPVLEQSSLPYSHQGRYPPQTGSMPTPYGPAGPTGPSVSQQSQYAPPNGQHML; from the exons ATGGGACGACTTTTCCCGACATCCTCGTCTTTCGACGCTGACGTCG AAAAAGCAACCAATGAAAAGAATACCACTGAAGATTGGGGGAAAATAATGGATATTTGCGACAAAGTAGGAAATTCTCCGCAAAATGCAAAGGATTATCTAAAATCCATTGTTAAGAGACTAAATTCTCAAGACCCACATATTGTTGTGCAAGCATTAACA ttATTGGATGCATGTGTCAGTAATTGTGGGAAAACGTTTCATCTGGAAATTGCATCAAGAGAATTTGAAACTGAAATGAGAAAACTCGTTAACCATACCCAACCAAAAATTGCAGAGAGAATAAAAgggttattaaaaaaatgggCTGAGGGCGATTTTAAATCTGATCctcaattgaatttaataccAAGTTTGTACAACAAACTAAAAAACGAAGGTTACGATTTTACTGTTATTTCAGATACG CCTAAACGTACAAGCGTACTAAGCAAAGATCCAAATGTAGTAACAAATTCACAGGAAGAAGAAGATATTGCAAAAG CTATTGAACTTTCGCTCAAAGATAGTAAAGCCCATAATCAAGCATCTTCTTCACACAGTTCGCCATCTTCTAAAAAGAGTACCAGTTTGTACCCAAGTGTAAACACAGCACTTAATACTTCCAGTAATCCCGAAGGCAGGAAGGTCCGTGCATTGTATGATTTCGAGGCagcagaaaataatgaattaacatttttcgcaGGAGAAATAA ttaatCTTTTGGATGATTCTGATCCAAATTGGTGGAAAGGCAGTAATTATACAGGAGTAGGACTTTTCCCTTCTAATTTCGTTACTGCAGATTTATCTGTCGAACCTGAACAGTTTACAA AGTTAGAACACGGTAACAAAAAAATGGTTCAGTTTGCTGAAGAAGTAGAAGTGAAGACTTTGAAGAGAGAACCAGAAGTGATTGAGGTTGAAATAGATGAAGGGAAAATGGATAAACTTCTACATTTGTTACATGAAGCTGATCCTCAGTGTGATAATTCTGATCCGCAAGAAATGTTAGAGTTGGAag aacAAGTCACTGCAATGGGACCTTTAATTGATGCAGCATTAGAGAAAGTTGATAGAAGGCATGCACAGCTAACCCAACTCAGTTCTGATTTGGTGGACGCtcttaatttatatcataCACTGATGAGAGAACCTGCACCACCTACACCATCTAGTTATACACTCCCTAAGATGCCACCACATATGAGTCCTTATCAATTCCAGAATCATGGGCCACCACCTCCACAT TATAATCAACAGATATATAATGGAGTACCTCCTCCTCATCCGTCTTCTTTTCCTGGGAGTAGTCCGTTAGGACCCTATAGTACTACAATCCCAACAAATGAGTATATGGGACCTACAAGTATGCCAAACATGACATTACCTCAGCATTTTGGACATGTACATCAGCATCCAGGACATCCTCAGGGTCCGCCTGTACTAGAGCAAAGTAGCCTTCCGTACTCTCATCAAGG cAGGTACCCACCTCAGACTGGTTCCATGCCGACACCTTATGGTCCAGCGGGGCCTACAGGACCTTCGGTAAGCCAGCAATCACAGTATGCTCCACCAAATGGGCAGCATATGTTGTAA
- the Stam gene encoding signal transducing adaptor molecule isoform X4 — protein MGRLFPTSSSFDADVEKATNEKNTTEDWGKIMDICDKVGNSPQNAKDYLKSIVKRLNSQDPHIVVQALTLLDACVSNCGKTFHLEIASREFETEMRKLVNHTQPKIAERIKGLLKKWAEGDFKSDPQLNLIPSLYNKLKNEGYDFTVISDTPKRTSVLSKDPNVVTNSQEEEDIAKAIELSLKDSKAHNQASSSHSSPSSKKSTSLYPSVNTALNTSSNPEGRKVRALYDFEAAENNELTFFAGEIINLLDDSDPNWWKGSNYTGVGLFPSNFVTADLSVEPEQFTKLEHGNKKMVQFAEEVEVKTLKREPEVIEVEIDEGKMDKLLHLLHEADPQCDNSDPQEMLELEEQVTAMGPLIDAALEKVDRRHAQLTQLSSDLVDALNLYHTLMREPAPPTPSSYTLPKMPPHMSPYQFQNHGPPPPHIYNGVPPPHPSSFPGSSPLGPYSTTIPTNEYMGPTSMPNMTLPQHFGHVHQHPGHPQGPPVLEQSSLPYSHQGYPPQTGSMPTPYGPAGPTGPSVSQQSQYAPPNGQHML, from the exons ATGGGACGACTTTTCCCGACATCCTCGTCTTTCGACGCTGACGTCG AAAAAGCAACCAATGAAAAGAATACCACTGAAGATTGGGGGAAAATAATGGATATTTGCGACAAAGTAGGAAATTCTCCGCAAAATGCAAAGGATTATCTAAAATCCATTGTTAAGAGACTAAATTCTCAAGACCCACATATTGTTGTGCAAGCATTAACA ttATTGGATGCATGTGTCAGTAATTGTGGGAAAACGTTTCATCTGGAAATTGCATCAAGAGAATTTGAAACTGAAATGAGAAAACTCGTTAACCATACCCAACCAAAAATTGCAGAGAGAATAAAAgggttattaaaaaaatgggCTGAGGGCGATTTTAAATCTGATCctcaattgaatttaataccAAGTTTGTACAACAAACTAAAAAACGAAGGTTACGATTTTACTGTTATTTCAGATACG CCTAAACGTACAAGCGTACTAAGCAAAGATCCAAATGTAGTAACAAATTCACAGGAAGAAGAAGATATTGCAAAAG CTATTGAACTTTCGCTCAAAGATAGTAAAGCCCATAATCAAGCATCTTCTTCACACAGTTCGCCATCTTCTAAAAAGAGTACCAGTTTGTACCCAAGTGTAAACACAGCACTTAATACTTCCAGTAATCCCGAAGGCAGGAAGGTCCGTGCATTGTATGATTTCGAGGCagcagaaaataatgaattaacatttttcgcaGGAGAAATAA ttaatCTTTTGGATGATTCTGATCCAAATTGGTGGAAAGGCAGTAATTATACAGGAGTAGGACTTTTCCCTTCTAATTTCGTTACTGCAGATTTATCTGTCGAACCTGAACAGTTTACAA AGTTAGAACACGGTAACAAAAAAATGGTTCAGTTTGCTGAAGAAGTAGAAGTGAAGACTTTGAAGAGAGAACCAGAAGTGATTGAGGTTGAAATAGATGAAGGGAAAATGGATAAACTTCTACATTTGTTACATGAAGCTGATCCTCAGTGTGATAATTCTGATCCGCAAGAAATGTTAGAGTTGGAag aacAAGTCACTGCAATGGGACCTTTAATTGATGCAGCATTAGAGAAAGTTGATAGAAGGCATGCACAGCTAACCCAACTCAGTTCTGATTTGGTGGACGCtcttaatttatatcataCACTGATGAGAGAACCTGCACCACCTACACCATCTAGTTATACACTCCCTAAGATGCCACCACATATGAGTCCTTATCAATTCCAGAATCATGGGCCACCACCTCCACAT ATATATAATGGAGTACCTCCTCCTCATCCGTCTTCTTTTCCTGGGAGTAGTCCGTTAGGACCCTATAGTACTACAATCCCAACAAATGAGTATATGGGACCTACAAGTATGCCAAACATGACATTACCTCAGCATTTTGGACATGTACATCAGCATCCAGGACATCCTCAGGGTCCGCCTGTACTAGAGCAAAGTAGCCTTCCGTACTCTCATCAAGG GTACCCACCTCAGACTGGTTCCATGCCGACACCTTATGGTCCAGCGGGGCCTACAGGACCTTCGGTAAGCCAGCAATCACAGTATGCTCCACCAAATGGGCAGCATATGTTGTAA
- the Stam gene encoding signal transducing adaptor molecule isoform X3 encodes MGRLFPTSSSFDADVEKATNEKNTTEDWGKIMDICDKVGNSPQNAKDYLKSIVKRLNSQDPHIVVQALTLLDACVSNCGKTFHLEIASREFETEMRKLVNHTQPKIAERIKGLLKKWAEGDFKSDPQLNLIPSLYNKLKNEGYDFTVISDTPKRTSVLSKDPNVVTNSQEEEDIAKAIELSLKDSKAHNQASSSHSSPSSKKSTSLYPSVNTALNTSSNPEGRKVRALYDFEAAENNELTFFAGEIINLLDDSDPNWWKGSNYTGVGLFPSNFVTADLSVEPEQFTKLEHGNKKMVQFAEEVEVKTLKREPEVIEVEIDEGKMDKLLHLLHEADPQCDNSDPQEMLELEEQVTAMGPLIDAALEKVDRRHAQLTQLSSDLVDALNLYHTLMREPAPPTPSSYTLPKMPPHMSPYQFQNHGPPPPHIYNGVPPPHPSSFPGSSPLGPYSTTIPTNEYMGPTSMPNMTLPQHFGHVHQHPGHPQGPPVLEQSSLPYSHQGRYPPQTGSMPTPYGPAGPTGPSVSQQSQYAPPNGQHML; translated from the exons ATGGGACGACTTTTCCCGACATCCTCGTCTTTCGACGCTGACGTCG AAAAAGCAACCAATGAAAAGAATACCACTGAAGATTGGGGGAAAATAATGGATATTTGCGACAAAGTAGGAAATTCTCCGCAAAATGCAAAGGATTATCTAAAATCCATTGTTAAGAGACTAAATTCTCAAGACCCACATATTGTTGTGCAAGCATTAACA ttATTGGATGCATGTGTCAGTAATTGTGGGAAAACGTTTCATCTGGAAATTGCATCAAGAGAATTTGAAACTGAAATGAGAAAACTCGTTAACCATACCCAACCAAAAATTGCAGAGAGAATAAAAgggttattaaaaaaatgggCTGAGGGCGATTTTAAATCTGATCctcaattgaatttaataccAAGTTTGTACAACAAACTAAAAAACGAAGGTTACGATTTTACTGTTATTTCAGATACG CCTAAACGTACAAGCGTACTAAGCAAAGATCCAAATGTAGTAACAAATTCACAGGAAGAAGAAGATATTGCAAAAG CTATTGAACTTTCGCTCAAAGATAGTAAAGCCCATAATCAAGCATCTTCTTCACACAGTTCGCCATCTTCTAAAAAGAGTACCAGTTTGTACCCAAGTGTAAACACAGCACTTAATACTTCCAGTAATCCCGAAGGCAGGAAGGTCCGTGCATTGTATGATTTCGAGGCagcagaaaataatgaattaacatttttcgcaGGAGAAATAA ttaatCTTTTGGATGATTCTGATCCAAATTGGTGGAAAGGCAGTAATTATACAGGAGTAGGACTTTTCCCTTCTAATTTCGTTACTGCAGATTTATCTGTCGAACCTGAACAGTTTACAA AGTTAGAACACGGTAACAAAAAAATGGTTCAGTTTGCTGAAGAAGTAGAAGTGAAGACTTTGAAGAGAGAACCAGAAGTGATTGAGGTTGAAATAGATGAAGGGAAAATGGATAAACTTCTACATTTGTTACATGAAGCTGATCCTCAGTGTGATAATTCTGATCCGCAAGAAATGTTAGAGTTGGAag aacAAGTCACTGCAATGGGACCTTTAATTGATGCAGCATTAGAGAAAGTTGATAGAAGGCATGCACAGCTAACCCAACTCAGTTCTGATTTGGTGGACGCtcttaatttatatcataCACTGATGAGAGAACCTGCACCACCTACACCATCTAGTTATACACTCCCTAAGATGCCACCACATATGAGTCCTTATCAATTCCAGAATCATGGGCCACCACCTCCACAT ATATATAATGGAGTACCTCCTCCTCATCCGTCTTCTTTTCCTGGGAGTAGTCCGTTAGGACCCTATAGTACTACAATCCCAACAAATGAGTATATGGGACCTACAAGTATGCCAAACATGACATTACCTCAGCATTTTGGACATGTACATCAGCATCCAGGACATCCTCAGGGTCCGCCTGTACTAGAGCAAAGTAGCCTTCCGTACTCTCATCAAGG cAGGTACCCACCTCAGACTGGTTCCATGCCGACACCTTATGGTCCAGCGGGGCCTACAGGACCTTCGGTAAGCCAGCAATCACAGTATGCTCCACCAAATGGGCAGCATATGTTGTAA
- the Stam gene encoding signal transducing adaptor molecule isoform X2 → MGRLFPTSSSFDADVEKATNEKNTTEDWGKIMDICDKVGNSPQNAKDYLKSIVKRLNSQDPHIVVQALTLLDACVSNCGKTFHLEIASREFETEMRKLVNHTQPKIAERIKGLLKKWAEGDFKSDPQLNLIPSLYNKLKNEGYDFTVISDTPKRTSVLSKDPNVVTNSQEEEDIAKAIELSLKDSKAHNQASSSHSSPSSKKSTSLYPSVNTALNTSSNPEGRKVRALYDFEAAENNELTFFAGEIINLLDDSDPNWWKGSNYTGVGLFPSNFVTADLSVEPEQFTKLEHGNKKMVQFAEEVEVKTLKREPEVIEVEIDEGKMDKLLHLLHEADPQCDNSDPQEMLELEEQVTAMGPLIDAALEKVDRRHAQLTQLSSDLVDALNLYHTLMREPAPPTPSSYTLPKMPPHMSPYQFQNHGPPPPHYNQQIYNGVPPPHPSSFPGSSPLGPYSTTIPTNEYMGPTSMPNMTLPQHFGHVHQHPGHPQGPPVLEQSSLPYSHQGYPPQTGSMPTPYGPAGPTGPSVSQQSQYAPPNGQHML, encoded by the exons ATGGGACGACTTTTCCCGACATCCTCGTCTTTCGACGCTGACGTCG AAAAAGCAACCAATGAAAAGAATACCACTGAAGATTGGGGGAAAATAATGGATATTTGCGACAAAGTAGGAAATTCTCCGCAAAATGCAAAGGATTATCTAAAATCCATTGTTAAGAGACTAAATTCTCAAGACCCACATATTGTTGTGCAAGCATTAACA ttATTGGATGCATGTGTCAGTAATTGTGGGAAAACGTTTCATCTGGAAATTGCATCAAGAGAATTTGAAACTGAAATGAGAAAACTCGTTAACCATACCCAACCAAAAATTGCAGAGAGAATAAAAgggttattaaaaaaatgggCTGAGGGCGATTTTAAATCTGATCctcaattgaatttaataccAAGTTTGTACAACAAACTAAAAAACGAAGGTTACGATTTTACTGTTATTTCAGATACG CCTAAACGTACAAGCGTACTAAGCAAAGATCCAAATGTAGTAACAAATTCACAGGAAGAAGAAGATATTGCAAAAG CTATTGAACTTTCGCTCAAAGATAGTAAAGCCCATAATCAAGCATCTTCTTCACACAGTTCGCCATCTTCTAAAAAGAGTACCAGTTTGTACCCAAGTGTAAACACAGCACTTAATACTTCCAGTAATCCCGAAGGCAGGAAGGTCCGTGCATTGTATGATTTCGAGGCagcagaaaataatgaattaacatttttcgcaGGAGAAATAA ttaatCTTTTGGATGATTCTGATCCAAATTGGTGGAAAGGCAGTAATTATACAGGAGTAGGACTTTTCCCTTCTAATTTCGTTACTGCAGATTTATCTGTCGAACCTGAACAGTTTACAA AGTTAGAACACGGTAACAAAAAAATGGTTCAGTTTGCTGAAGAAGTAGAAGTGAAGACTTTGAAGAGAGAACCAGAAGTGATTGAGGTTGAAATAGATGAAGGGAAAATGGATAAACTTCTACATTTGTTACATGAAGCTGATCCTCAGTGTGATAATTCTGATCCGCAAGAAATGTTAGAGTTGGAag aacAAGTCACTGCAATGGGACCTTTAATTGATGCAGCATTAGAGAAAGTTGATAGAAGGCATGCACAGCTAACCCAACTCAGTTCTGATTTGGTGGACGCtcttaatttatatcataCACTGATGAGAGAACCTGCACCACCTACACCATCTAGTTATACACTCCCTAAGATGCCACCACATATGAGTCCTTATCAATTCCAGAATCATGGGCCACCACCTCCACAT TATAATCAACAGATATATAATGGAGTACCTCCTCCTCATCCGTCTTCTTTTCCTGGGAGTAGTCCGTTAGGACCCTATAGTACTACAATCCCAACAAATGAGTATATGGGACCTACAAGTATGCCAAACATGACATTACCTCAGCATTTTGGACATGTACATCAGCATCCAGGACATCCTCAGGGTCCGCCTGTACTAGAGCAAAGTAGCCTTCCGTACTCTCATCAAGG GTACCCACCTCAGACTGGTTCCATGCCGACACCTTATGGTCCAGCGGGGCCTACAGGACCTTCGGTAAGCCAGCAATCACAGTATGCTCCACCAAATGGGCAGCATATGTTGTAA